A genome region from Geminicoccus roseus DSM 18922 includes the following:
- a CDS encoding bifunctional 5-dehydro-2-deoxygluconokinase/5-dehydro-2-deoxyphosphogluconate aldolase yields MTIGLDVVTLGRSSVDLYGEQVGGRLEDMASFAKYVGGCPANIAIGTARLGLRSALITRVGNEHMGRFITEQLRRDGVDTSGVVTDPDRLTALVILGIRDQHSFPLIFYRENCADAAMQPDDVDPELVASAKALLVTGTHFSRPNLDATSRRAMAIAKAHGRRIVLDIDYRPVLWGIGGHDSGEERFVAADDVSRHLQSILPGCDVVVGTEEEIHIAGGSTDTLSALRRVREAAPGALIVLKRGPMGCVLFDGPIPSSLEDGITGQGFPIEVFNVLGAGDSFMSGFLRGYLRDEPLAQCARFANACGAITVSRHGCAPSGPSWTELQSFLREGSPTRRLREDARLEQLHWSTNRRRRQGQVLAFAFDHRIQLENKVAERGLPAERIGRFKELALDAALAATQGRADGGILVDARLGQQALHRAAGTGLWIGRPIEYPATVPLAFEGGDDCGSSLKEWPLDHCVKCLVFQHPDDDPALRAVQERKVAQLFDACRRTGHELLLEVIASKSGKPVDELSVPRVMARYYELGIHPDWWKLETPAGDGGWRAIRDVIVRHDPHCRGVLLLGLEAPLDRLVESFALAARHPVCRGFAIGRSIFGQALDGWLDGRIDDDAASAAMAGIYGDLISAWDRAKAEAAR; encoded by the coding sequence ATGACGATCGGTCTCGACGTGGTGACCCTGGGCCGCAGCTCGGTCGACCTTTATGGCGAGCAGGTCGGCGGCAGGCTCGAGGATATGGCGAGCTTCGCCAAGTATGTGGGCGGCTGCCCGGCCAACATCGCGATCGGCACGGCCAGGCTGGGCCTGCGCTCGGCCCTGATCACCCGGGTCGGCAACGAGCATATGGGCCGGTTCATCACCGAGCAGCTGCGCCGCGACGGGGTCGACACCAGCGGCGTCGTCACCGACCCGGACCGGCTGACCGCCCTGGTGATCCTGGGGATCCGCGACCAGCACAGCTTTCCGCTGATCTTCTACCGCGAGAACTGCGCCGACGCGGCGATGCAGCCGGACGATGTCGACCCGGAGCTGGTCGCCTCGGCCAAAGCACTGCTGGTCACCGGCACCCATTTCAGCCGCCCCAACCTGGACGCCACCAGCCGCCGCGCCATGGCGATCGCGAAAGCGCACGGGCGCCGGATCGTCCTGGACATCGACTACCGCCCGGTTTTGTGGGGGATCGGCGGGCATGACAGCGGCGAGGAGCGGTTCGTCGCCGCCGACGACGTGTCGCGGCACCTGCAGTCGATCCTGCCCGGCTGCGACGTGGTGGTGGGCACCGAGGAGGAGATCCACATCGCCGGCGGCTCCACCGACACCCTTTCGGCCCTGCGCCGGGTGCGAGAGGCGGCGCCAGGGGCCCTGATCGTGCTCAAGCGCGGGCCGATGGGCTGCGTCCTGTTCGACGGCCCGATCCCCTCTTCCCTGGAGGACGGGATCACCGGCCAGGGCTTTCCGATCGAGGTCTTCAACGTGCTGGGCGCCGGCGACAGCTTCATGAGCGGGTTCCTGCGCGGCTACCTGCGCGACGAGCCGCTCGCCCAGTGCGCGCGCTTCGCCAATGCCTGCGGTGCGATCACCGTCAGCCGCCATGGCTGCGCCCCGTCCGGCCCATCCTGGACCGAGCTGCAGTCCTTCCTGCGCGAGGGCAGCCCGACCCGGCGGCTGCGCGAGGACGCCCGGCTGGAGCAGCTGCACTGGTCGACCAACCGGCGCCGCCGCCAGGGCCAGGTCCTGGCCTTCGCCTTCGACCACCGCATCCAGCTGGAGAACAAGGTCGCCGAGCGTGGCCTGCCGGCGGAGCGGATCGGCCGGTTCAAGGAGCTGGCCCTGGACGCGGCGCTGGCCGCCACGCAAGGCCGCGCCGATGGCGGGATCCTGGTGGATGCCCGGCTGGGCCAGCAGGCGCTGCACCGCGCCGCCGGCACCGGCCTTTGGATCGGCCGGCCGATCGAGTACCCGGCGACCGTGCCCCTGGCGTTCGAGGGCGGCGACGATTGCGGCTCCAGCCTGAAGGAATGGCCGCTCGACCACTGCGTCAAATGCCTGGTGTTCCAGCATCCCGACGACGACCCGGCGCTCCGGGCAGTCCAGGAGCGCAAGGTCGCGCAGCTGTTCGACGCCTGCCGGCGGACCGGCCACGAGCTGCTCCTGGAAGTGATCGCCTCGAAATCCGGCAAGCCTGTGGACGAGCTGAGCGTGCCGCGCGTGATGGCGCGCTACTACGAGCTCGGCATCCACCCCGACTGGTGGAAGCTGGAGACGCCCGCGGGCGATGGGGGCTGGCGGGCGATCCGCGACGTGATCGTGCGCCACGACCCGCATTGCCGGGGCGTCTTGCTGCTGGGCCTGGAGGCGCCGCTCGACCGGCTGGTCGAAAGCTTCGCCCTGGCGGCCCGCCACCCGGTCTGCCGCGGCTTCGCGATCGGCCGCTCGATCTTCGGCCAGGCCCTGGACGGCTGGCTGGACGGCCGGATCGACGACGATGCGGCAAGCGCGGCGATGGCGGGGATCTATGGCGACCTGATCTCGGCCTGGGATCGGGCGAAGGCGGAGGCGGCCCGATGA
- the iolB gene encoding 5-deoxy-glucuronate isomerase, whose protein sequence is MSDLQLKNHAPDPSGLVHRVTPRSAGWTYVGFDLWRLHPGQSLDLATGEEEWCIVLISGQCDIAIAEGPVWPGVGGRPDPFSALPHSVYVPWHRRLRLEANGSVELAICKAPGGGDYAPRLIAPDDVRTSSRGKGSNTRYPRDILPEDQPAHSLLVVEVITPSGCWSSYPSHKHDQDDLPEESALEEVYYHRFTPPQGFGFQRVYTDDRSLDVAMAIEDGDLTLVPKGYHPCAAAHGYDLYYLNVMAGPKRVWKFNTEKAHRWLLG, encoded by the coding sequence ATGAGCGACCTGCAGCTGAAGAACCATGCGCCCGATCCCAGCGGCCTCGTCCACCGGGTGACGCCGAGGAGCGCCGGCTGGACCTATGTCGGCTTCGACCTCTGGCGGCTCCATCCCGGCCAGTCTCTCGACCTCGCCACCGGCGAGGAGGAATGGTGCATTGTCCTGATCTCCGGGCAGTGCGACATCGCCATCGCCGAGGGCCCGGTCTGGCCAGGGGTCGGCGGGCGGCCTGACCCGTTCTCCGCCCTGCCGCACTCGGTCTACGTGCCCTGGCACCGGCGGCTGCGCCTGGAGGCTAATGGCTCGGTCGAGCTGGCGATCTGCAAGGCGCCGGGCGGCGGCGACTACGCGCCGCGCCTGATCGCGCCCGACGACGTGCGCACCAGCTCGCGCGGCAAGGGCAGCAATACCCGCTACCCGCGCGACATCCTGCCCGAGGACCAGCCGGCCCACTCGCTCCTGGTGGTCGAGGTGATCACCCCCTCGGGCTGCTGGTCGTCCTACCCCTCGCACAAGCACGACCAGGACGACCTGCCCGAGGAGTCCGCGCTGGAGGAGGTCTACTACCACCGCTTCACCCCCCCGCAGGGCTTCGGCTTCCAGCGCGTCTACACCGACGACCGCTCGCTCGACGTGGCGATGGCGATCGAGGACGGCGACCTGACCCTGGTGCCGAAGGGCTACCACCCCTGCGCCGCCGCCCATGGCTACGACCTCTACTACCTGAACGTGATGGCCGGCCCGAAGCGGGTCTGGAAGTTCAACACCGAGAAGGCGCATCGCTGGCTGCTCGGCTGA
- a CDS encoding hydrolase — MLLSAHSSALLLIDLQGRLVPALLDPESLIGRCRLVLTAARQLGVPVLATEQYPKGLGHTVAELNELLAPGEIVAKSAFSALREPQVAERIAMLDRETLVVAGAETHVCVLQTVLDLLARGRKVAVVSDASGSRRAADKKVALVRMRRAGAQIVTADMVAFEWLERAGTEDFKAMAPLLRQL; from the coding sequence ATGCTGCTTTCAGCGCATTCCAGTGCGCTCTTGCTGATCGATCTGCAGGGCCGCCTGGTGCCTGCCCTGCTGGACCCGGAAAGCCTGATCGGACGCTGCCGGCTGGTCCTGACCGCCGCCCGGCAGCTGGGCGTGCCGGTCCTGGCGACCGAGCAGTACCCCAAGGGGCTGGGCCACACCGTCGCAGAGCTGAACGAGCTGCTGGCGCCGGGCGAGATCGTGGCGAAGTCGGCGTTCTCCGCCCTGCGCGAGCCGCAGGTGGCCGAGCGGATCGCGATGCTGGACCGGGAGACGCTGGTGGTGGCCGGGGCGGAGACCCATGTCTGCGTGCTGCAGACCGTGCTGGACCTGCTGGCGCGCGGCCGCAAGGTGGCGGTGGTGTCGGACGCCTCGGGCTCGCGCCGGGCGGCCGACAAGAAGGTCGCCCTGGTGCGGATGCGCCGGGCCGGGGCGCAGATCGTCACCGCTGACATGGTCGCGTTCGAATGGCTGGAGCGGGCCGGCACCGAGGACTTCAAGGCGATGGCGCCGCTGCTGCGCCAGCTCTGA
- the rfbF gene encoding glucose-1-phosphate cytidylyltransferase produces MKVGILAGGLGSRLSEETVSKPKPMVEVGSKPIIWHIMMHYAHFGHKDFVIALGYKGEYIKKYMTDYCSLSSDLTVDLRRSTVERHTESSLDWRIDLIDTGLNTQTGGRIKRLAPYLAKDGTFLLTWGDGVSTIDLDELVRFHKRHGKLATVSAVRPPARFGRLDIQGDQVVSFEEKPQLGEGWINGAFFVLEPGIFDYIDNDNTHFEREPLERIASDGQLMAYRHEGFWQCMDTVRDRVRLEELWDSGQAPWKIWD; encoded by the coding sequence ATGAAGGTTGGAATTCTAGCGGGTGGTCTCGGATCCCGCCTTTCGGAAGAAACCGTCAGCAAGCCGAAACCCATGGTCGAGGTGGGCAGCAAACCCATCATCTGGCATATCATGATGCATTATGCCCATTTCGGGCATAAGGACTTCGTGATCGCCCTGGGGTACAAGGGCGAGTACATCAAGAAATACATGACGGATTACTGTTCGCTGAGCAGCGACCTGACGGTCGACCTGCGGCGCAGCACCGTCGAGCGCCACACCGAATCTTCGCTGGACTGGCGGATCGACCTGATCGACACCGGCCTGAACACCCAGACCGGCGGCCGGATCAAGCGCCTGGCGCCCTATCTCGCCAAGGACGGCACCTTCCTGCTGACCTGGGGCGACGGCGTCTCGACCATCGACCTGGACGAGCTGGTCCGGTTCCACAAGCGCCACGGCAAACTGGCCACGGTCTCGGCGGTCCGTCCGCCGGCGCGCTTTGGCCGCCTGGACATTCAGGGTGACCAGGTGGTCTCCTTCGAGGAGAAGCCGCAACTGGGCGAAGGCTGGATCAATGGCGCCTTCTTCGTCCTGGAACCCGGAATCTTCGACTATATCGACAACGACAACACCCATTTCGAGCGCGAGCCGCTGGAGCGGATCGCCTCCGACGGGCAGTTGATGGCCTATCGCCACGAAGGCTTCTGGCAGTGCATGGACACGGTCCGCGACCGGGTCCGGCTGGAGGAGCTGTGGGATTCCGGCCAGGCACCCTGGAAGATCTGGGACTGA
- a CDS encoding NAD-dependent epimerase/dehydratase family protein, translating to MRVLVTGHDGYIGHVLVPMLQAAGHEVIGLDSLLFDGCTFPGQPRVSCRQIVKDVRQVERSDLEGIDAVLHLAGLSNDPLGDLDPETTYDINWRASVRLAELARDAGVQRFVFSSSCSNYGAAGNDYLDESAGFNPVTPYAESKVWTERDVAPMASDRFSPTFLRSATAYGMSARLRGDLVVNNLTGFGVTTGKVEMKSDGKPWRPLVHIEDIALAFKSVMEAPREAVHGEAFNVGQTAENYRVREVAELVAKVVPDVQVTFASDASPDSRNYRVNCDKIARVLPAFQPKWTVEAGIRQIYEAYRQAGLSKDEFFSPRYMRLAHVKNLIAGGTVDASLTHLKAAA from the coding sequence ATGCGCGTTCTCGTTACCGGCCATGACGGCTATATCGGCCATGTCCTTGTTCCGATGCTCCAGGCCGCTGGCCATGAGGTGATCGGGCTGGACAGCCTCCTGTTCGACGGCTGCACCTTCCCCGGCCAGCCGCGGGTGTCCTGCCGCCAGATCGTCAAGGACGTGCGTCAGGTCGAGCGGTCGGATCTGGAGGGCATCGACGCCGTCCTGCATCTGGCCGGCCTGTCCAACGACCCGCTTGGCGACCTGGACCCGGAGACCACCTACGACATCAACTGGCGCGCCTCGGTGCGGCTGGCCGAGCTCGCCCGCGACGCCGGCGTGCAGCGCTTCGTGTTCTCCTCGTCCTGCTCGAACTACGGCGCTGCCGGCAACGACTACCTGGACGAGAGCGCCGGCTTCAACCCGGTCACGCCCTATGCCGAGAGCAAGGTCTGGACCGAGCGCGACGTGGCGCCGATGGCCAGCGACCGGTTCAGCCCGACCTTCCTGCGCAGCGCCACCGCCTACGGCATGTCGGCCCGGCTGCGCGGCGACCTGGTGGTCAACAACCTGACCGGGTTCGGCGTGACCACCGGCAAGGTCGAGATGAAGAGCGACGGCAAGCCCTGGCGGCCCTTGGTCCACATCGAGGACATCGCCCTGGCGTTCAAGTCGGTGATGGAAGCCCCGCGCGAGGCGGTCCATGGCGAGGCGTTCAACGTCGGCCAGACCGCCGAGAACTACCGGGTGCGCGAGGTCGCCGAGCTGGTCGCCAAGGTGGTGCCGGACGTGCAGGTGACGTTTGCCAGCGACGCCAGCCCGGATTCGCGCAACTACCGGGTGAACTGCGACAAGATCGCCCGCGTGCTCCCGGCCTTCCAGCCGAAATGGACGGTCGAGGCCGGCATCCGGCAGATCTACGAAGCCTACCGCCAGGCGGGCCTGAGCAAGGACGAGTTCTTCAGCCCGCGCTACATGCGCCTGGCGCACGTGAAGAACCTGATCGCCGGCGGCACCGTCGACGCTTCCCTGACCCATCTGAAGGCGGCCGCCTGA
- a CDS encoding class I SAM-dependent methyltransferase yields the protein MAEIVSCRACGRQHLKPFLSLGDLPLSDGFIAEADLGDPEPRFPLDVAFCEDCTLVQILKTVPPEELFGNDYPYFSSFTDALVAHARANVEARIAERGLGASSFVVELASNDGYLLQHYQNAGIPLLGIDPAPGPVEAARKKGIDTRLAFFGLSVAEELAASGRRADVIHGNNVLAHVADTNGFVQGIATLLKDDGVAVIEAPYVRDLIDHGEFDTIYHEHLCYFSATALKALFLRHGLYFNRVERLPIHGGSLRIFVEKIDRPDASITDLLAEERALGLDKFGYYADFAARVEKIKADLRAMLLELKAEGKRIVGYGAAAKGTVLLNYAGIGPDLLDYVVDRNTFKQGRWIPGVRLPIKAPSVIEETRPDYLLILPWNFKDEIMSQQAAHAARGGKFILPIPTPVIV from the coding sequence ATGGCAGAGATCGTGAGCTGCCGCGCCTGTGGCCGGCAGCACCTCAAGCCCTTTTTGTCCCTGGGCGACCTGCCGCTCTCCGACGGCTTCATCGCCGAGGCGGACCTGGGCGATCCCGAGCCGCGCTTTCCGCTGGATGTCGCGTTCTGCGAGGACTGCACGCTCGTGCAGATCCTCAAGACCGTGCCGCCCGAGGAGCTGTTCGGCAACGACTATCCCTATTTCTCCTCGTTCACCGACGCGCTGGTCGCCCATGCAAGGGCGAACGTCGAGGCGCGGATCGCCGAGCGCGGCCTGGGTGCGTCCAGCTTCGTGGTCGAGCTGGCGTCCAACGACGGCTATCTGCTGCAGCACTACCAGAACGCCGGCATTCCCCTGCTGGGCATCGACCCGGCGCCGGGACCGGTCGAGGCCGCGCGCAAAAAGGGCATCGACACCCGTCTGGCCTTCTTCGGCCTGAGCGTCGCCGAGGAGCTCGCCGCAAGCGGTCGGCGCGCCGACGTGATCCACGGCAACAACGTGCTGGCGCATGTCGCCGACACCAACGGCTTCGTGCAGGGCATCGCCACGCTGCTCAAGGACGACGGGGTCGCGGTGATCGAGGCGCCCTATGTGCGCGACCTGATCGACCACGGCGAGTTCGACACGATCTACCACGAGCATCTGTGCTACTTCTCGGCGACCGCGCTCAAGGCGCTGTTCCTGCGGCACGGGCTCTATTTCAACCGGGTCGAGCGCCTGCCGATCCATGGCGGTTCCCTCCGGATCTTCGTGGAGAAGATCGACCGGCCGGACGCCTCGATCACCGATCTGCTCGCCGAGGAGCGGGCGCTGGGCCTGGACAAGTTCGGATACTATGCCGACTTCGCCGCCCGGGTGGAGAAGATCAAGGCCGACCTGCGCGCGATGCTCCTGGAGCTGAAGGCCGAGGGCAAGCGGATCGTGGGCTATGGCGCTGCCGCCAAGGGCACCGTCCTGCTGAACTATGCGGGGATCGGTCCGGACCTGCTGGACTACGTGGTCGACCGCAACACCTTCAAGCAGGGCCGCTGGATCCCCGGCGTCCGCCTGCCGATCAAGGCGCCCTCGGTCATCGAGGAGACCAGGCCCGACTATCTCCTGATCCTGCCCTGGAACTTCAAGGACGAGATCATGAGCCAGCAGGCGGCGCACGCGGCGCGCGGCGGCAAGTTCATCCTCCCGATCCCGACGCCCGTCATCGTCTGA
- a CDS encoding class I SAM-dependent methyltransferase yields MSHHVCKACGSTDLDLFYKVDRIPVHSCLMVDTREEALAFPKGDLELGFCNACGFIQNVKFDATPQNYSTAYEETQAFSPRFVRFLEEICDDQIAKFGLEPGKTALEIGCGKGEFLVTLCERSGAAGIGIDPGYRPERTVSEAAGRLQFIQDFYGPKYRHLQADHVSCRHTLEHIHEVRTFMELVRESIGERPHVDVFFELPDAERVLTEPAFWDIYYEHCSYFTYGSLARLFRRTGFDVTNLWKAYDDQYLMLEAKPVDGPTEARLELEDDLAKTKAQVAQFRAVIGPELERLRAQFERWKNENKRVALWGSGSKAVSLITTLKIAQMVDAVVDINPHKHGKFLAGCGNEILSPKALAEIRPDVVVVVNPIYLNEIGKDLAAMGLEPELTAL; encoded by the coding sequence ATGTCGCACCATGTCTGCAAGGCGTGCGGAAGCACGGACCTCGACCTGTTCTACAAGGTCGACCGGATTCCCGTGCACAGCTGCCTGATGGTGGACACACGCGAAGAGGCGCTGGCGTTTCCCAAGGGCGACCTGGAACTTGGCTTCTGCAACGCGTGCGGGTTCATCCAGAACGTCAAGTTCGACGCCACGCCGCAGAACTACTCCACCGCCTACGAGGAGACCCAGGCCTTCTCGCCGCGCTTCGTCCGGTTCCTGGAAGAGATCTGCGACGACCAGATCGCGAAGTTCGGCCTGGAGCCCGGCAAGACCGCGCTGGAGATCGGCTGCGGCAAGGGCGAGTTCCTGGTGACCTTATGCGAGCGTTCCGGGGCGGCCGGGATCGGCATCGATCCGGGCTACCGGCCGGAGCGCACCGTCAGCGAGGCGGCGGGCCGGCTCCAGTTCATCCAGGACTTCTACGGCCCCAAGTACCGCCACCTCCAGGCCGACCACGTCTCCTGCCGGCACACGCTGGAGCACATCCACGAGGTGCGCACCTTCATGGAGCTGGTGCGCGAGAGCATCGGCGAGCGGCCCCATGTCGACGTGTTCTTCGAGCTGCCCGACGCCGAGCGGGTGCTGACCGAGCCGGCATTCTGGGACATCTACTACGAGCACTGCTCCTACTTCACCTACGGCTCGCTGGCCCGCCTGTTCCGCCGCACCGGCTTCGACGTGACCAACCTCTGGAAGGCCTACGACGACCAGTACCTGATGCTGGAGGCCAAGCCCGTGGACGGGCCGACCGAGGCGCGCCTGGAGCTGGAGGACGATCTGGCCAAGACCAAGGCGCAGGTCGCCCAGTTCCGGGCGGTGATCGGTCCGGAGCTGGAGCGGCTGCGCGCCCAGTTCGAGCGCTGGAAGAACGAGAACAAGCGGGTGGCGCTGTGGGGCTCCGGCTCCAAGGCGGTGTCGCTGATCACCACGCTGAAGATCGCCCAGATGGTCGACGCGGTGGTCGACATCAATCCGCACAAGCACGGCAAGTTCCTGGCCGGCTGCGGCAACGAGATCCTCTCGCCCAAGGCCCTGGCCGAAATCCGGCCGGACGTGGTGGTGGTGGTCAACCCGATCTACCTGAACGAGATCGGCAAGGACCTGGCGGCGATGGGGCTGGAGCCGGAGCTCACCGCGCTCTGA
- a CDS encoding SDR family oxidoreductase, with amino-acid sequence MAAEKVALVTAGGSGMGADAARRLAADGFKVAILSSSGKGEALARELGGLGVTGSNQSVDDLQRLVELAMEQWGRIDVLVNSAGHGPRGPILDLTDEDWHRGLDVYLMNVIRPTRLVTPVMQAQKSGAIINISTFATFEPDPVFPTSGVFRSGLAAFTKLFADRYAADNIRMNNVLPGFIDSLPATEERRARIPMGRYGKAEEVSALIGYLASEGAAYVTGQNIRIDGGLTRSV; translated from the coding sequence ATGGCCGCAGAGAAAGTCGCCCTGGTCACCGCCGGCGGCAGCGGGATGGGCGCCGACGCCGCCCGAAGGCTCGCCGCCGACGGCTTCAAGGTGGCGATCCTGTCCTCCTCGGGCAAAGGCGAGGCGCTGGCCCGGGAACTGGGCGGGCTTGGCGTCACCGGCTCCAACCAGTCGGTCGACGACCTGCAGCGCCTGGTCGAGCTGGCGATGGAGCAGTGGGGCCGGATCGACGTGCTGGTGAACTCCGCCGGCCACGGCCCGCGCGGGCCGATCCTCGACCTCACCGACGAGGACTGGCACCGCGGCCTGGACGTCTACCTGATGAACGTGATCCGGCCGACCCGGCTGGTCACCCCGGTCATGCAGGCGCAAAAGAGCGGCGCCATCATCAACATCTCGACCTTCGCGACCTTTGAGCCGGACCCGGTCTTCCCGACTTCGGGCGTGTTCCGCTCGGGCCTTGCCGCCTTCACCAAGCTGTTCGCCGACCGCTATGCCGCGGACAACATCCGCATGAACAACGTGCTGCCGGGCTTCATCGACAGCCTGCCGGCCACCGAGGAGCGCCGCGCGCGCATCCCCATGGGCCGCTACGGCAAGGCCGAGGAGGTCTCCGCGCTGATCGGCTACCTGGCATCGGAGGGCGCCGCCTACGTCACCGGCCAGAACATCCGGATCGATGGCGGCCTGACCCGCTCGGTCTGA
- a CDS encoding LysR substrate-binding domain-containing protein — MAETSHRLPPLNALRAFEAAGRHLTFRAAAEELGVTQGAVAQQVRRLEAHLQVRLFDRLQRRLALTDQGRLYHQEIVRAFGLIGAATGLLRPGPARVTISVTPTFAAKWLIPRLPAFGRAHPSIDLRILATETVSSFQADGIDLAVRQARPPFGAALDADLLFAQEIVAVCSPRLLDGGEGPQDPADLSRFVLLHDAHHLWPDFLERAFGRPVGHLGRGMRFNQTALTIDTAIAGQGLALASLFLVADDLAAGRLVRAMPACLRGPLDFYLLSPRDRASEGAARAVRHWLLEQRAAPPPGAAAAG; from the coding sequence ATGGCCGAGACTTCCCACCGACTGCCGCCGCTGAATGCCCTGCGGGCGTTCGAGGCGGCCGGCCGGCACCTGACCTTCCGGGCCGCCGCCGAGGAACTGGGGGTCACCCAGGGGGCGGTCGCCCAGCAGGTGCGCAGGCTGGAGGCGCATCTGCAGGTCCGCCTGTTCGACCGCCTGCAGCGCCGGCTGGCGCTCACCGACCAGGGCCGCCTTTATCACCAGGAGATCGTCCGCGCCTTCGGCCTGATCGGCGCGGCCACCGGCCTGCTCCGCCCGGGGCCGGCCCGGGTCACCATCAGCGTGACGCCCACGTTCGCCGCCAAATGGCTGATCCCGCGCCTGCCGGCCTTTGGCCGGGCGCATCCCTCCATCGACCTGCGGATCCTCGCCACCGAGACGGTGTCCAGCTTCCAGGCCGACGGAATCGACCTGGCAGTGCGCCAGGCCCGCCCGCCTTTCGGCGCGGCGCTGGACGCCGACCTCCTGTTCGCGCAGGAGATCGTCGCGGTGTGCAGTCCGCGCCTGCTGGACGGCGGGGAAGGGCCGCAGGATCCGGCGGACCTTTCCCGGTTCGTGCTGCTGCACGACGCGCACCATCTATGGCCGGATTTTCTGGAGAGGGCGTTCGGCCGGCCGGTCGGCCACCTTGGGCGGGGGATGCGCTTCAACCAGACGGCACTCACGATCGATACCGCGATCGCCGGCCAGGGCCTGGCGCTCGCCAGCCTGTTCCTGGTGGCGGACGACCTTGCCGCCGGTCGGCTGGTGCGGGCGATGCCGGCCTGCCTGCGCGGCCCGCTGGACTTCTACCTCCTGTCGCCGCGCGACCGAGCGAGCGAGGGCGCCGCCCGTGCGGTGCGGCACTGGCTCCTGGAGCAGCGGGCGGCACCGCCGCCCGGGGCGGCTGCGGCCGGATGA
- a CDS encoding glycosyltransferase family 4 protein yields the protein MGLRIAMVAACPFPARRGTPLRIERLSEALTELGHDVEVITYPVGESDAPSSFPVHRTSKTMKVGTIAPGPTPRKLLQYDPMLAAKIGQLLSDKPFDVVHAHHVEGLLTAWWGRGRKQVPLVYDAHTMLGSELPSYGGNVISRMMGGTGRWLDVHLPPLADHVVTVTPDIRDRLVNCGRLTGDQVTVAMNGVELDVFSRAVGRAPVAPDRVIYTGTLAGYQGFDLLLKAFAKARAVRPTMQLVVAASSSFERYEELASSLGIRDAILLETDDFRVLPDRLAEAAIAVMPRTVCDGIPQKLLNYMAAGKAVVSSAGSAKVIRDGQNGLVVPNDDVDAFAAALLRLAGDAELRDRLAAAAYDHVARECAWSRTAQICENVYVGLTGGRAATRSTLMANNAA from the coding sequence ATGGGTCTTCGTATCGCAATGGTCGCCGCTTGCCCGTTCCCGGCACGTCGTGGCACGCCGTTGCGAATCGAGCGGCTGTCCGAGGCATTGACGGAGCTCGGTCACGACGTCGAGGTGATCACCTATCCGGTAGGTGAGAGCGACGCTCCCTCGTCCTTCCCGGTGCATCGCACCAGCAAGACCATGAAGGTCGGCACGATCGCGCCGGGCCCCACCCCTAGAAAGCTCCTCCAGTACGATCCGATGCTGGCGGCGAAGATCGGGCAGCTCCTGTCCGACAAGCCTTTCGACGTGGTGCACGCCCATCATGTCGAGGGCCTGCTCACCGCCTGGTGGGGACGCGGCCGCAAGCAGGTGCCGCTGGTCTACGACGCCCACACCATGCTGGGATCGGAGCTGCCCTCGTATGGCGGCAACGTGATCAGCCGGATGATGGGCGGGACCGGCCGCTGGCTGGACGTGCACCTGCCGCCGCTGGCCGACCATGTGGTCACCGTCACGCCCGACATCCGCGACCGCCTGGTCAACTGCGGCCGGCTGACCGGCGACCAGGTCACCGTCGCCATGAACGGGGTCGAGCTGGACGTGTTCTCCCGCGCGGTCGGCAGGGCGCCGGTCGCCCCGGACCGGGTGATCTACACCGGCACGCTGGCTGGCTATCAGGGCTTTGACCTGCTGCTCAAGGCCTTCGCCAAGGCCCGTGCGGTGCGGCCGACCATGCAGCTGGTGGTGGCCGCCAGCTCCAGCTTCGAGCGCTACGAGGAACTGGCGTCCTCGCTTGGCATCCGCGACGCGATCCTCCTCGAGACCGACGACTTCCGGGTGCTGCCCGACCGGCTGGCGGAGGCCGCCATCGCGGTGATGCCGCGCACGGTCTGCGACGGCATCCCGCAAAAGCTGCTGAACTACATGGCGGCCGGCAAGGCGGTGGTGTCGTCGGCAGGGTCGGCCAAGGTGATCCGCGACGGCCAGAACGGCCTGGTGGTGCCCAACGACGATGTCGACGCGTTCGCCGCGGCCCTGCTGCGCCTGGCGGGCGACGCGGAGCTGCGCGACCGGCTGGCTGCGGCCGCCTACGACCATGTTGCCCGGGAATGTGCTTGGTCGCGCACCGCCCAGATCTGCGAGAACGTCTATGTCGGCCTGACCGGTGGTCGCGCCGCCACCCGCTCGACCCTGATGGCCAACAACGCCGCCTGA